The genomic DNA CGGGTGGATGCGCTCGCGCACGCGGGCGGCATGCGCGGCGAGTTGCTGGAGAGCGGTGTCGGTGGTCGCGGAGGTGGCTTCGTGCGCGACGGCCAGGAGTCCCTGGGCCAGGTCCTCGCGCCCTCGCGCGGTGAGGCCCTCCGCGACGGCGCGCGCCTGCGACTGGGCTTGCATGCCTGCGTACAGGGCGAGCTGCTGCGTCAGCCCCTGCGCGATGAGGCCGGCCGCGAAGGCGTGGTGGCGGCCCTCGCGGTACAGCCGCCCCATGGCGAAGAGGGCATCGGTGGCGCCCACGCGCACCGCCTCGGCGGGCGGATGCGGTCGGCCGAAGCGCTTGAGCGACACGGCCCACAGCGCCACGCCGAGCAGGAGCTGCGCGACGGCGAAGTGCAACCCATATCGGCGCGCGAAGTCGATGAGGGAGCGCTCGTTGGTGAAGCCGTGGTGGTACTCGTCGAACTCAATCGGTCGCGAGCCCATCGCGGCGAGCGTGCTCAACCAGAACTGCGCGTTGTCCGCGCGCGCGAGGGCCTGGTTCATCGCCAGCTCGGGCGCGCCGAGGATGAGCACGTGTCCCTGCCCGTGCGGAACGAGCGCCGCGACAGGCCTGTCCAGGCGCTCGTCGTCGAGCACCGGCACGGCGTCCTCGGGCAACCGCAGATACGCCTGCACTCGCGCCTCCACGCGCTGCACGCCGCGCGTGTAAGGCGTGGGCATCGCCGGCACCAGCGTGCGCATGGGCAGCGAGGTGTCCGCCTTGTCCAGCGTGACGTGAAGGGCATCCAGCAGCGGGTTCTCTTGCGAGCCCCACGGCACGTACACGAGCGTGCCGCCTGCCTCCACGCTCGCGAGGAGCTGCTTCAGCTCGGCGGCGTCCACGGGGTGGGCGCGGTACTTGTTGAAGCCGGTGTGGGGCGTCTCCTCGTCACTCAGCCCCGCGTCGTTCTGCGCGGCGAGCTGCGTCTGGTCGGGGTCCTCCTCGCGGGCGTCATCCATCTCCACCGACAGCAGCACCAGCGACGCGGGGCCGTTGACGAGGCGCAGGTCCGACATGCGGCGGACCACCGGCAGGCCACTCTCTTGCGCGAGCAGGAACAAGGCGCGCGTGCCGCTCTCTTCCGCACGGTAGGTCGACAGCGGATCCGCGAAGCTCGCGCGCGCGGCGCTCCGCACCAGGAGGGTGCCCAGCACCGCCGTCAGCACCAGGGCCCCGATGACGAGCAGTGGGAAACGGTCACGCACCGGAGGCCTCCGGCGTTGGCGCGAGGATGGGCGAGGTGAGCGCGCGGAACTCTCGGTAACCCTCGGCACCCACGTGCGTGTTGCCGTACCACGCGAAGTCGAAGCGGTACGTCAGCTCGCGGAAGGAGGGCCTCCACTCCGCACGGCCTCGGAAGGTGCGCAGGTAGTCCCAGTTGCTCAGCGTCACGTCGTACATGATGGCGCCGTCGCGGTGGAGCCGGGACAGCAGCGCCAGGTACAGGCTGCGCACCGCCTCGCGGTACTCGCCGCGCGCGGCCAGCTCGTCCGCGAGGTGGGCCCATCCCTCGGGCGGACGAGACAGCGCGTTCTGTGTATCGGCGGCCTGCGCGTCGGTGGCGATGGCCGTGACGTCGAGCGCGCCCTCGGCATCCTGGGGCGTGCGCGTGCGCAGCGTGCGGATCAACACCCAGGCCAGCACGCAGAGCGTCGCCCCGACGAGCACCACCACCAGCCCATTGGCCATGGTGCCCCCAGACATCCACGGCGCCATCGGGAGGTCGGGCGTCGGGGGCGGTTCCTGGCGCTTGAAGAGTTCGCTCAGCCACTTGTTCAGCCAGTCGATGAACTTGCTGAACCAGCCCGGCGGTGCAGGCGGCGCCGGCGGCTCGTTGACCTTGGGTTCGTCCGGAGGCGCGACCTGGAACTCAGGCCGCGCCAGGATGTCGCGCGCGCGCGCGGCCGCGTTCCGTGAATCGGCGTGGGGCGTCTGCTTCGCGGTGGCCAGGGCTTGATCCAGGCCTTGCTCCATCACGCTCAACGCCGCGTCACAGTCTTCTTCATCCTGGGCGAGGCGCTCCACGTGGCTCGCCAGTCGCTCCAGCGCTCCTCGCTCCGTGGCTTGCAGCGCGTCCACCGTGCCCAGCCGCGCGTCCTGCGCGACCTCGGGGGCCTCACAGGACCTCGCCACGGCCTCCAGGCGCTCGCGCACGCTCGGCGCGCCCTCGGCGTTCGCGGGCGTCCCCACGAGGAGCGTGCCCATCAGCACCAGCAGCATCGCGGCCACGCCCGAGTGCGAGCGCGCTGGCTCTCGCGGGGTGCTCCGAGGCGGGAGCTGCTGCACGGCGGCGAGCAGGTCCAACCCTTCCTGCCGCACGCGCCCGTCCACCAGCAAGAGCGTGGCCGTGGTCGCGCGCACGGGCTCGAACAGCGCGAAGGTGATGGCCACGAGGAACAGCAGCCAGGAGGGATTGTCCAGCGAGGCGAATCTCTCGGCGAAGGTGAGGTCCACGCCCAGGAGCTTGCGCCCGAGCAGCAGCAGGAAGTTGGCGCCGATGTGGAGGTTGAGCAGGGCGAACACCTGCACGGTCATGAGCAGCCGCACGCCCACCGCCGTGCCGCGGGCCGGGCCGAGCAACTGGGTGCACAGGGCATAGAGGCGCAGCGGACTGCCGCGCCCGTGCATGGTCACCGCGTAGCCCACGGACTGCGCGGACAGCACGATGAGCGAGATGCCCAGGGTGAGGGGCACGGTGATGACCTGGAACACGGCGAGGTAGGCCACCGCGATGAAGAGGCTGGGCGTGCGACCCAGCGCCGCGCGCAACGAGGGGCCCAGCGCGACCTCGGATTGCTTCCCCAGGAGGAGTTCCTGCACGTAGTGCGTGGCGGCTCCCTGGCACAGGCCCCTCAGGAACCACGCGAGGGTGAGCGCGAGGGTCGGCAGCGCGAGCGGCAAGCCTCGCTTCACCGCGTCCACCAGGTGCAACAAGGCGCCCACCACGGCGGCGCCACCTGGAAGGGTGAGGGCCCACACGCCAGCGTTGCGCGAGCACAGGCGCACCGCTGCGTCCATCAGGTCCACCGCGCCTCGGGGGCGCAGCTCCAGCGCGGAGACGGCCATCGCTCAGCTCACCACGTGTGCGGCGAGGAGGATGCCACCCCAGACGGCGGCCACGCCCATCAGCGCCAGCAGGACGTGGCCCACGCTCCAGTCACTGCGCGCGGCCGGCCCCTCCAGCGCCTGCAGGCGACGCTGGAGACAGGTGGCGCAGCGGTTGATGCCCTCGAACTGCGTGGTGCACTCGCGGCAGATGACCCGCCGGCACTCCACGCAGACGCCGAGGCCGGCGCGGTCCGGGTGGTAGTGGCAGCGGCCCGAGCCTTGAATCATGGCTCCACCTTACGCACACCCGGGCCCGCCACACCACCCCCGCGAGGGCCTTACAACTCGTCGAGGAACTCGTCGTTGTACGTGTAGCGCGACAGCCGTTTGACGAGCGCCTCCATGGCCTCCACCGGCTTC from Myxococcaceae bacterium JPH2 includes the following:
- a CDS encoding DUF4129 domain-containing protein, coding for MAVSALELRPRGAVDLMDAAVRLCSRNAGVWALTLPGGAAVVGALLHLVDAVKRGLPLALPTLALTLAWFLRGLCQGAATHYVQELLLGKQSEVALGPSLRAALGRTPSLFIAVAYLAVFQVITVPLTLGISLIVLSAQSVGYAVTMHGRGSPLRLYALCTQLLGPARGTAVGVRLLMTVQVFALLNLHIGANFLLLLGRKLLGVDLTFAERFASLDNPSWLLFLVAITFALFEPVRATTATLLLVDGRVRQEGLDLLAAVQQLPPRSTPREPARSHSGVAAMLLVLMGTLLVGTPANAEGAPSVRERLEAVARSCEAPEVAQDARLGTVDALQATERGALERLASHVERLAQDEEDCDAALSVMEQGLDQALATAKQTPHADSRNAAARARDILARPEFQVAPPDEPKVNEPPAPPAPPGWFSKFIDWLNKWLSELFKRQEPPPTPDLPMAPWMSGGTMANGLVVVLVGATLCVLAWVLIRTLRTRTPQDAEGALDVTAIATDAQAADTQNALSRPPEGWAHLADELAARGEYREAVRSLYLALLSRLHRDGAIMYDVTLSNWDYLRTFRGRAEWRPSFRELTYRFDFAWYGNTHVGAEGYREFRALTSPILAPTPEASGA